A section of the Hemibagrus wyckioides isolate EC202008001 linkage group LG04, SWU_Hwy_1.0, whole genome shotgun sequence genome encodes:
- the LOC131351819 gene encoding NACHT, LRR and PYD domains-containing protein 3-like isoform X2 — protein MSSPDEKDERHQNERPASPKPSAVSMRSHHSMGAPIVFQGEKESSSRKTPEASAVSMRSHHSMGAPIVFQGEKERDEHGITNPSMVLDADSQDLSQEYPAGHIRGQRTKDKEHQNSNEELHPVWNQRFKSKMQKKFQMINEGIPMQGKSRCLSEIYTELYITDCGCGHISDEHEVRHIERTCRRLTTEESINYNDIFKPLPGDEKPIRTVLTEGIAGIGKTVSVQKFVLDWTEGKANQDLDFIFPFNFRELNFKKGEHLSFLELLHFFFPETKELQIDYHHYKIMLIFDGLDESRISPDFINSKMLTDLTESAPIEVLLTNLIIGNLLPSAFLWITSRPAACSQIPAVYIDRVTEVRGFNDPQKDEYFRKRISDQTLADKIITHLKSSRSLYIMCHIPVFCWISAAVLEGMFSKAETGEVPKTLTQMFTHFLILQIKHRSLKYKKQEMNPGQISDIVLKLGKLAFQQLEKGNLFFYEYDLTECGIDVQEATVYSGVCTQIFIEEITSLGKVYSFVHLSVQEHLAAMYAFLSCINGNLSKQQSSRIFGLSSKATLINLLKRAVDKALKSENGHLDLFLRFLMGLSLESNLILLQDLLTETGRSSLTKDAAVTHEEITTYIKEKIEKFSSKCKTINLFHCLNELNHQSLVQEVQGFLNKIENHCLHGVELSPVQWSALLFSLLNSEEELEEFHLQKYAASDDCLMNMHPVITVFRKALLSGSNLTEKSCKSLAEVLSSKCSYVRELDLSDNKVQDSGVKLLAEGLKSPQCKLEILWLGDCDLTEKSCTVLASVLSSESTHLTELCLSHNKLKDSGVKHLSVALQSSTCKLKTLRLNTCSITEEGFTALISALRLNHSHLRVLDLGRNKAGPTGLNLLCDLLKEPSCKLEKLKLFDCSITQEGGTHLISALISNPSHLRELDLGLNKIADPGMRLISDFLRNELCKLEILKLHDCNITVEGCVALAAALSLKSHLKELDLSSNDLGDQGVKLLSDIKEDGKNTLEKLEV, from the exons ATGAGTTCCCCTGATGAGAAAGATGAGAG ACATCAGAATGAAAGACCTGCCTCACCTAAACCCAGCGCTGTGTCTATGAGGAGTCATCATTCAATGGGAGCACCAATAGTGTTTCAGGGGGAGAAAGAAAG TTCATCCAGAAAAACTCCTGAAGCCAGCGCTGTGTCTATGAGGAGTCATCATTCAATGGGAGCACCAATAGTGTttcagggagagaaagaaag agaTGAACATGGCATAACAAATCCCTCGATGGTGCTCGATGCTGATTCCCAGGACCTG AGCCAAGAATATCCAGCAGGCCATATTAGAGGACAAAGGACAAAGGACAAAGAGCATCAAAACAGTAACGAAG AACTGCACCCTGTGTGGAATCAAAGATTCAAATCCAAAATGCAGAAGAAATTTCAGATGATTAACGAGGGAATCCCAATGCAGGGAAAATCAAGATGTCTAAGTGAGATTTACACAGAACTCTACATCACAGACTGTGGTTGTGGACACAtcagtgatgaacatgaggtcaGACATATTGAAAGGACATGTAGGAGACTAACAACAGAGGAGTCCATCAattataatgacatttttaaacCCTTACCTGGAGATGAGAAACCCATCAGAACTGTGCTAACAGAAGGCATTGCTGGAATTGGGAAAACGGTGTCTGTACAGAAGTTTGTTCTGGACTGGACTGAAGGAAAAGCAAATCAGGATTTGGACTTCATTTTTCCATTTAACTTTAGGGAGTTGAATTTTAAGAAAGGAGAACATCTCAGTTTTTTGGAGCTTCTCCACTTTTTCTTCCCAGAAACCAAAGAACTTCAAATAGACTATCATCATTACAAAATCATGCTCATCTTTGATGGACTGGATGAGTCTCGTATTTCTCCTGATTTCATAAACAGCAAAATGTTGACTGATCTAACAGAGTCAGCTCCAATAGAGGTTCTGTTAACAAATCTTATTATAGGGAATCTCCTTCCATCTGCATTCCTCTGGATAACATCTCGACCAGCAGCATGCAGTCAGATTCCTGCTGTTTATATTGACAGAGTTACAGAGGTACGAGGGTTCAATGACCCTCAGAAAGATGAGTACTTCCGGAAAAGAATCAGTGATCAAACCCTGGCTGataaaataatcacacacctAAAGTCATCACGAAGTCTTTACATTATGTGCCACATTCCAGTCTTCTGTTGGATTTCAGCAGCTGTTCTCGAGGGAATGTTCAGTAAAGCAGAAACTGGAGAGGTCCCCAAGACCCTGACTCAAATGTTCACACATTTCCTGATCTTACAGATCAAACATAGAtcactaaaatacaaaaaacaggaaatgaatccTGGACAGATTTCAGACATTGTACTCAAACTGGGAAAGCTGGCGTTCCAGCAGCTGGAGAAAGGAAACCTGTTCTTCTATGAGTACGACCTCACTGAGTGTGGGATTGATGTCCAAGAGGCCACAGTGTACTCAGGAGTCTGCACTCAGATCTTTATTGAGGAAATCACTTCACTGGGGAAAGTGTACAGCTTTGTGCATCTGAGTGTTCAGGAGCATCTTGCAGCTATGTATGCATTTCTCTCATGTATCAATGGAAATCTCTCAAAACAACAATCCTCTAGAATCTTCGGACTCTCGAGCAAAGCAACACTGATAAACCTCCTAAAGAGGGCAGTGGACAAGGCCCTAAAGAGTGAGAACGGACACCTGGACCTTTTCCTCCGCTTCCTTAtgggtctctcactggagtccaaCTTAATTCTCCTACAAGATCTACTGACAGAGACAGGACGCAGCTCTCTGACCAAAGATGCTGCTGTCACACATGAGGAAATAACCACATACATCAAGGAAAAGATTGAAAAGTTTTCATCAAAATGCAAAACCATTAATTTGTTTCATtgtctgaatgaactgaatcaCCAGTCTCTGGTACAAGAAGTTCAAGGCTTTttgaataaaatagaaaatcatTGCCTCCATGGAGTCGAACTTTCTCCAGTTCAGTGGTCAGCTTTGCTTTTCTCGTTGCTGAACTCAGAAGAGGAGCTGGAAGAGTTTCACCTACAGAAGTATGCAGCATCAGATGACTGTTTGATGAACATGCACCCAGTTATCACAGTATTCAGAAAAGCTCT GCTTAGTGGCAGTAACCTTACAGAGAAAAGTTGTAAAAGTCTGGCAGAAGTTCTCAGCAGTAAATGTTCTTATGTGAGAGAGCTGGACCTGAGTGATAATAAAGTTCAGGATTCAGGAGTCAAACTGCTTGCTGAAGGGCTGAAGAGTCCACAGTGTAAATTAGAGATCCTATG GCTTGGTGACTGTGATCTCACAGAGAAAAGCTGTACAGTTCTTGCTTCTGTTCTTTCCTCTGAGTCGACACATCTGACAGAGTTGTGTCTCAGCCACAATAAACTGAAGGATTCAGGAGTTAAGCATCTCTCAGTGGCTCTGCAGAGCTCGACCTGTAAACTAAAGACACTGAG GCTGAATACCTGCAGCATTACAGAGGAAGGCTTTACTGCTTTGATTTCAGCTCTGAGGTTGAATCATTCTCACCTGAGAGTGCTGGATTTGGGGAGAAATAAAGCAGGACCGACAGGCCTCAATCTGCTTTGTGATCTGTTAAAGGAACCAAGCTGCAAACTGGAGAAATTAAA ATTGTTTGACTGTAGTATCACACAGGAAGGTGGGACTCATCTGATTTCAGCTCTGATATCGAACCCCTCTCACCTCAGAGAACTGGATCTGGGATTGAACAAAATAGCAGACCCAGGAATGAGATTAATCTCAGATTTCCTTAGGAATGAACTCTGTAAACTGGAGATATTAAA GTTGCATGACTGTAACATTACAGTGGAAGGCTGTGTCGCTCTTGCTGCAGCTCTGAGCTTAAAATCACACCTGAAAGAGCTCGATCTGAGCAGTAATGATTTAGGAGACCagggagtgaagctgctctctgataTAAAGGAAGATGGAAAGAACACTTTGGAGAAATTGGA GGTCTGA
- the LOC131351819 gene encoding NACHT, LRR and PYD domains-containing protein 3-like isoform X1, translating into MSSPDEKDERHQNERPASPKPSAVSMRSHHSMGAPIVFQGEKESSSRKTPEASAVSMRSHHSMGAPIVFQGEKERDEHGITNPSMVLDADSQDLSQEYPAGHIRGQRTKDKEHQNSNEELHPVWNQRFKSKMQKKFQMINEGIPMQGKSRCLSEIYTELYITDCGCGHISDEHEVRHIERTCRRLTTEESINYNDIFKPLPGDEKPIRTVLTEGIAGIGKTVSVQKFVLDWTEGKANQDLDFIFPFNFRELNFKKGEHLSFLELLHFFFPETKELQIDYHHYKIMLIFDGLDESRISPDFINSKMLTDLTESAPIEVLLTNLIIGNLLPSAFLWITSRPAACSQIPAVYIDRVTEVRGFNDPQKDEYFRKRISDQTLADKIITHLKSSRSLYIMCHIPVFCWISAAVLEGMFSKAETGEVPKTLTQMFTHFLILQIKHRSLKYKKQEMNPGQISDIVLKLGKLAFQQLEKGNLFFYEYDLTECGIDVQEATVYSGVCTQIFIEEITSLGKVYSFVHLSVQEHLAAMYAFLSCINGNLSKQQSSRIFGLSSKATLINLLKRAVDKALKSENGHLDLFLRFLMGLSLESNLILLQDLLTETGRSSLTKDAAVTHEEITTYIKEKIEKFSSKCKTINLFHCLNELNHQSLVQEVQGFLNKIENHCLHGVELSPVQWSALLFSLLNSEEELEEFHLQKYAASDDCLMNMHPVITVFRKALLSGSNLTEKSCKSLAEVLSSKCSYVRELDLSDNKVQDSGVKLLAEGLKSPQCKLEILWLGDCDLTEKSCTVLASVLSSESTHLTELCLSHNKLKDSGVKHLSVALQSSTCKLKTLRLNTCSITEEGFTALISALRLNHSHLRVLDLGRNKAGPTGLNLLCDLLKEPSCKLEKLKLFDCSITQEGGTHLISALISNPSHLRELDLGLNKIADPGMRLISDFLRNELCKLEILKLHDCNITVEGCVALAAALSLKSHLKELDLSSNDLGDQGVKLLSDIKEDGKNTLEKLELLGNVVSIHL; encoded by the exons ATGAGTTCCCCTGATGAGAAAGATGAGAG ACATCAGAATGAAAGACCTGCCTCACCTAAACCCAGCGCTGTGTCTATGAGGAGTCATCATTCAATGGGAGCACCAATAGTGTTTCAGGGGGAGAAAGAAAG TTCATCCAGAAAAACTCCTGAAGCCAGCGCTGTGTCTATGAGGAGTCATCATTCAATGGGAGCACCAATAGTGTttcagggagagaaagaaag agaTGAACATGGCATAACAAATCCCTCGATGGTGCTCGATGCTGATTCCCAGGACCTG AGCCAAGAATATCCAGCAGGCCATATTAGAGGACAAAGGACAAAGGACAAAGAGCATCAAAACAGTAACGAAG AACTGCACCCTGTGTGGAATCAAAGATTCAAATCCAAAATGCAGAAGAAATTTCAGATGATTAACGAGGGAATCCCAATGCAGGGAAAATCAAGATGTCTAAGTGAGATTTACACAGAACTCTACATCACAGACTGTGGTTGTGGACACAtcagtgatgaacatgaggtcaGACATATTGAAAGGACATGTAGGAGACTAACAACAGAGGAGTCCATCAattataatgacatttttaaacCCTTACCTGGAGATGAGAAACCCATCAGAACTGTGCTAACAGAAGGCATTGCTGGAATTGGGAAAACGGTGTCTGTACAGAAGTTTGTTCTGGACTGGACTGAAGGAAAAGCAAATCAGGATTTGGACTTCATTTTTCCATTTAACTTTAGGGAGTTGAATTTTAAGAAAGGAGAACATCTCAGTTTTTTGGAGCTTCTCCACTTTTTCTTCCCAGAAACCAAAGAACTTCAAATAGACTATCATCATTACAAAATCATGCTCATCTTTGATGGACTGGATGAGTCTCGTATTTCTCCTGATTTCATAAACAGCAAAATGTTGACTGATCTAACAGAGTCAGCTCCAATAGAGGTTCTGTTAACAAATCTTATTATAGGGAATCTCCTTCCATCTGCATTCCTCTGGATAACATCTCGACCAGCAGCATGCAGTCAGATTCCTGCTGTTTATATTGACAGAGTTACAGAGGTACGAGGGTTCAATGACCCTCAGAAAGATGAGTACTTCCGGAAAAGAATCAGTGATCAAACCCTGGCTGataaaataatcacacacctAAAGTCATCACGAAGTCTTTACATTATGTGCCACATTCCAGTCTTCTGTTGGATTTCAGCAGCTGTTCTCGAGGGAATGTTCAGTAAAGCAGAAACTGGAGAGGTCCCCAAGACCCTGACTCAAATGTTCACACATTTCCTGATCTTACAGATCAAACATAGAtcactaaaatacaaaaaacaggaaatgaatccTGGACAGATTTCAGACATTGTACTCAAACTGGGAAAGCTGGCGTTCCAGCAGCTGGAGAAAGGAAACCTGTTCTTCTATGAGTACGACCTCACTGAGTGTGGGATTGATGTCCAAGAGGCCACAGTGTACTCAGGAGTCTGCACTCAGATCTTTATTGAGGAAATCACTTCACTGGGGAAAGTGTACAGCTTTGTGCATCTGAGTGTTCAGGAGCATCTTGCAGCTATGTATGCATTTCTCTCATGTATCAATGGAAATCTCTCAAAACAACAATCCTCTAGAATCTTCGGACTCTCGAGCAAAGCAACACTGATAAACCTCCTAAAGAGGGCAGTGGACAAGGCCCTAAAGAGTGAGAACGGACACCTGGACCTTTTCCTCCGCTTCCTTAtgggtctctcactggagtccaaCTTAATTCTCCTACAAGATCTACTGACAGAGACAGGACGCAGCTCTCTGACCAAAGATGCTGCTGTCACACATGAGGAAATAACCACATACATCAAGGAAAAGATTGAAAAGTTTTCATCAAAATGCAAAACCATTAATTTGTTTCATtgtctgaatgaactgaatcaCCAGTCTCTGGTACAAGAAGTTCAAGGCTTTttgaataaaatagaaaatcatTGCCTCCATGGAGTCGAACTTTCTCCAGTTCAGTGGTCAGCTTTGCTTTTCTCGTTGCTGAACTCAGAAGAGGAGCTGGAAGAGTTTCACCTACAGAAGTATGCAGCATCAGATGACTGTTTGATGAACATGCACCCAGTTATCACAGTATTCAGAAAAGCTCT GCTTAGTGGCAGTAACCTTACAGAGAAAAGTTGTAAAAGTCTGGCAGAAGTTCTCAGCAGTAAATGTTCTTATGTGAGAGAGCTGGACCTGAGTGATAATAAAGTTCAGGATTCAGGAGTCAAACTGCTTGCTGAAGGGCTGAAGAGTCCACAGTGTAAATTAGAGATCCTATG GCTTGGTGACTGTGATCTCACAGAGAAAAGCTGTACAGTTCTTGCTTCTGTTCTTTCCTCTGAGTCGACACATCTGACAGAGTTGTGTCTCAGCCACAATAAACTGAAGGATTCAGGAGTTAAGCATCTCTCAGTGGCTCTGCAGAGCTCGACCTGTAAACTAAAGACACTGAG GCTGAATACCTGCAGCATTACAGAGGAAGGCTTTACTGCTTTGATTTCAGCTCTGAGGTTGAATCATTCTCACCTGAGAGTGCTGGATTTGGGGAGAAATAAAGCAGGACCGACAGGCCTCAATCTGCTTTGTGATCTGTTAAAGGAACCAAGCTGCAAACTGGAGAAATTAAA ATTGTTTGACTGTAGTATCACACAGGAAGGTGGGACTCATCTGATTTCAGCTCTGATATCGAACCCCTCTCACCTCAGAGAACTGGATCTGGGATTGAACAAAATAGCAGACCCAGGAATGAGATTAATCTCAGATTTCCTTAGGAATGAACTCTGTAAACTGGAGATATTAAA GTTGCATGACTGTAACATTACAGTGGAAGGCTGTGTCGCTCTTGCTGCAGCTCTGAGCTTAAAATCACACCTGAAAGAGCTCGATCTGAGCAGTAATGATTTAGGAGACCagggagtgaagctgctctctgataTAAAGGAAGATGGAAAGAACACTTTGGAGAAATTGGA ACTCCTTGGCAATGttgtatccatccatctatag
- the LOC131351819 gene encoding NACHT, LRR and PYD domains-containing protein 3-like isoform X3, with translation MQKKFQMINEGIPMQGKSRCLSEIYTELYITDCGCGHISDEHEVRHIERTCRRLTTEESINYNDIFKPLPGDEKPIRTVLTEGIAGIGKTVSVQKFVLDWTEGKANQDLDFIFPFNFRELNFKKGEHLSFLELLHFFFPETKELQIDYHHYKIMLIFDGLDESRISPDFINSKMLTDLTESAPIEVLLTNLIIGNLLPSAFLWITSRPAACSQIPAVYIDRVTEVRGFNDPQKDEYFRKRISDQTLADKIITHLKSSRSLYIMCHIPVFCWISAAVLEGMFSKAETGEVPKTLTQMFTHFLILQIKHRSLKYKKQEMNPGQISDIVLKLGKLAFQQLEKGNLFFYEYDLTECGIDVQEATVYSGVCTQIFIEEITSLGKVYSFVHLSVQEHLAAMYAFLSCINGNLSKQQSSRIFGLSSKATLINLLKRAVDKALKSENGHLDLFLRFLMGLSLESNLILLQDLLTETGRSSLTKDAAVTHEEITTYIKEKIEKFSSKCKTINLFHCLNELNHQSLVQEVQGFLNKIENHCLHGVELSPVQWSALLFSLLNSEEELEEFHLQKYAASDDCLMNMHPVITVFRKALLSGSNLTEKSCKSLAEVLSSKCSYVRELDLSDNKVQDSGVKLLAEGLKSPQCKLEILWLGDCDLTEKSCTVLASVLSSESTHLTELCLSHNKLKDSGVKHLSVALQSSTCKLKTLRLNTCSITEEGFTALISALRLNHSHLRVLDLGRNKAGPTGLNLLCDLLKEPSCKLEKLKLFDCSITQEGGTHLISALISNPSHLRELDLGLNKIADPGMRLISDFLRNELCKLEILKLHDCNITVEGCVALAAALSLKSHLKELDLSSNDLGDQGVKLLSDIKEDGKNTLEKLELLGNVVSIHL, from the exons ATGCAGAAGAAATTTCAGATGATTAACGAGGGAATCCCAATGCAGGGAAAATCAAGATGTCTAAGTGAGATTTACACAGAACTCTACATCACAGACTGTGGTTGTGGACACAtcagtgatgaacatgaggtcaGACATATTGAAAGGACATGTAGGAGACTAACAACAGAGGAGTCCATCAattataatgacatttttaaacCCTTACCTGGAGATGAGAAACCCATCAGAACTGTGCTAACAGAAGGCATTGCTGGAATTGGGAAAACGGTGTCTGTACAGAAGTTTGTTCTGGACTGGACTGAAGGAAAAGCAAATCAGGATTTGGACTTCATTTTTCCATTTAACTTTAGGGAGTTGAATTTTAAGAAAGGAGAACATCTCAGTTTTTTGGAGCTTCTCCACTTTTTCTTCCCAGAAACCAAAGAACTTCAAATAGACTATCATCATTACAAAATCATGCTCATCTTTGATGGACTGGATGAGTCTCGTATTTCTCCTGATTTCATAAACAGCAAAATGTTGACTGATCTAACAGAGTCAGCTCCAATAGAGGTTCTGTTAACAAATCTTATTATAGGGAATCTCCTTCCATCTGCATTCCTCTGGATAACATCTCGACCAGCAGCATGCAGTCAGATTCCTGCTGTTTATATTGACAGAGTTACAGAGGTACGAGGGTTCAATGACCCTCAGAAAGATGAGTACTTCCGGAAAAGAATCAGTGATCAAACCCTGGCTGataaaataatcacacacctAAAGTCATCACGAAGTCTTTACATTATGTGCCACATTCCAGTCTTCTGTTGGATTTCAGCAGCTGTTCTCGAGGGAATGTTCAGTAAAGCAGAAACTGGAGAGGTCCCCAAGACCCTGACTCAAATGTTCACACATTTCCTGATCTTACAGATCAAACATAGAtcactaaaatacaaaaaacaggaaatgaatccTGGACAGATTTCAGACATTGTACTCAAACTGGGAAAGCTGGCGTTCCAGCAGCTGGAGAAAGGAAACCTGTTCTTCTATGAGTACGACCTCACTGAGTGTGGGATTGATGTCCAAGAGGCCACAGTGTACTCAGGAGTCTGCACTCAGATCTTTATTGAGGAAATCACTTCACTGGGGAAAGTGTACAGCTTTGTGCATCTGAGTGTTCAGGAGCATCTTGCAGCTATGTATGCATTTCTCTCATGTATCAATGGAAATCTCTCAAAACAACAATCCTCTAGAATCTTCGGACTCTCGAGCAAAGCAACACTGATAAACCTCCTAAAGAGGGCAGTGGACAAGGCCCTAAAGAGTGAGAACGGACACCTGGACCTTTTCCTCCGCTTCCTTAtgggtctctcactggagtccaaCTTAATTCTCCTACAAGATCTACTGACAGAGACAGGACGCAGCTCTCTGACCAAAGATGCTGCTGTCACACATGAGGAAATAACCACATACATCAAGGAAAAGATTGAAAAGTTTTCATCAAAATGCAAAACCATTAATTTGTTTCATtgtctgaatgaactgaatcaCCAGTCTCTGGTACAAGAAGTTCAAGGCTTTttgaataaaatagaaaatcatTGCCTCCATGGAGTCGAACTTTCTCCAGTTCAGTGGTCAGCTTTGCTTTTCTCGTTGCTGAACTCAGAAGAGGAGCTGGAAGAGTTTCACCTACAGAAGTATGCAGCATCAGATGACTGTTTGATGAACATGCACCCAGTTATCACAGTATTCAGAAAAGCTCT GCTTAGTGGCAGTAACCTTACAGAGAAAAGTTGTAAAAGTCTGGCAGAAGTTCTCAGCAGTAAATGTTCTTATGTGAGAGAGCTGGACCTGAGTGATAATAAAGTTCAGGATTCAGGAGTCAAACTGCTTGCTGAAGGGCTGAAGAGTCCACAGTGTAAATTAGAGATCCTATG GCTTGGTGACTGTGATCTCACAGAGAAAAGCTGTACAGTTCTTGCTTCTGTTCTTTCCTCTGAGTCGACACATCTGACAGAGTTGTGTCTCAGCCACAATAAACTGAAGGATTCAGGAGTTAAGCATCTCTCAGTGGCTCTGCAGAGCTCGACCTGTAAACTAAAGACACTGAG GCTGAATACCTGCAGCATTACAGAGGAAGGCTTTACTGCTTTGATTTCAGCTCTGAGGTTGAATCATTCTCACCTGAGAGTGCTGGATTTGGGGAGAAATAAAGCAGGACCGACAGGCCTCAATCTGCTTTGTGATCTGTTAAAGGAACCAAGCTGCAAACTGGAGAAATTAAA ATTGTTTGACTGTAGTATCACACAGGAAGGTGGGACTCATCTGATTTCAGCTCTGATATCGAACCCCTCTCACCTCAGAGAACTGGATCTGGGATTGAACAAAATAGCAGACCCAGGAATGAGATTAATCTCAGATTTCCTTAGGAATGAACTCTGTAAACTGGAGATATTAAA GTTGCATGACTGTAACATTACAGTGGAAGGCTGTGTCGCTCTTGCTGCAGCTCTGAGCTTAAAATCACACCTGAAAGAGCTCGATCTGAGCAGTAATGATTTAGGAGACCagggagtgaagctgctctctgataTAAAGGAAGATGGAAAGAACACTTTGGAGAAATTGGA ACTCCTTGGCAATGttgtatccatccatctatag